The window TTGATAATGGTATACAGCAATCTGTATTATTTAAAACCAACACCTTAATTATTAAAAAACAAGAATGTTTTAATAGAACTTGATCATAGTGTACTAGTACAGACTGGCAAAGTGGTACACACACATTTAAGAAAGGCACATACTGAGGAAGGCTATACAGCTTGAACATCTGTGAAGATAAAAACATCTACGAAAAGGTAATTGAAAAATGTGTTACGTAATGTGTGAACCACCTTACTTTGTAAGAGTAAGATCTTCATACCTATGGATTATGCACCTTTCGAAGTCAATGGTATACTTCTGAAGTTTATTACAGTCTAGGCTGGTGTAATGGATTTATAATCCGATCCTCAATATCAGAGCATATCACGTCAATGTTGTTAAGAGTGGTTTAAATGTGCAGACCACCTTTGTCATTACAAATCTGAAACCTAAAGTGGCTATATTGGCTGCTGCTGATTCTGCTGAGGtgtgagtgagtgtttgtgtgtgaaagCGAGAAGAAAAGAGAAGAGGGGTGGCAGTCAGTGATGTGCTGCGTGTATTTGGGTGTGTGCTAAGGAGCAGGCACTGCTTGATACTCAGAGCTCAGAGACAACCCTGCTCTTGGTCACATGCACGCgcgcacacatgcacatacactaaagcgtctgctaaaatgtGGGTTCACTGAAGTGTgaacgtttgtgtgtgtgcgctcatgCATGCACACTTAGCATacgtacagtacgtgtgtgtgtgttattttgtatgtgttctgatgtgtgtgtgtgtgtatgcaggatTATCCATGAGGATGGCTTTTCTGGGGATGATGTGAAGCAGTATAAGCCTGTGGTCTACAGCAACACCATCCAGAGTTTGGCTGCCGTCCTCCGAGCTATGGACTCTCTGGGCATCGAGTACGCAGACAAGGACAGAAAGGTGGGTACATGCTCCCTGCACAGGGTAGGGTTCATCATAGTGTACAACCAATGGCCCTTTCAAAACCTTACTTCAAAGTGCACTGCAAAGCAGACCTCAATGAGGATTCCAGTGGGGTATGGTGGTATACATCCAGGAATTCAGCTATACAGTCTTCAGCTCATATGTGTCTTAATAAATCTATgcatgtgtttttgtttgtgtatgtgtgcttgtgtACGTGTGTGCTTACACATATCTTTTGTACATAATAtcttatgtatgtgtgtgcccaGGCGGATGCTAAGCTGGTGTGTGATGTGGTCACTCGTATGGAGGACACAGAGCCCTACTCAGCAGAGCTGCTGACAGCTATGAAGCGTCTGTGGGCTGATGCCGGGACCCAGGAGTGTTTCAACAGGGCCAGGGAGTACCAGCTCAATGATTCCGCTGCCTAGTGAGTACACACTAAGGGACCAAACATATCAGAATGCATGAAACTTGAAATTAAGCACAATTCATGCTTTGACGTCATTGAGAGATTTGTGAGAAAGTTCCACTTACATAACATACTCACATAAACTGAAAATTGGATTTAGCTACCTGTTCTTGAACAGTAACACAGTGCAAAGGTTAGTCTTTGAAGTGGTTAGTCTTTACAGTGCAAAGGTTAGTCTTTGCACAGTATTTTTGAagctctacactcttagaaaaaagggttccaaaagtgttcttcggctgtccccacaggaaaaccctttttggttccagatagaacacttttgggttccatgtagggttcttcaaagggttttcctatgaggccagccgaagaacccttttatgtTCTAGATGGTACCTTTTCCCCcatttccccctctccttccttctttctctcaTTAGCTACCTGGACAGTTTAGACCGTATTGGTGCTGCTGACTACCAGCCCACCGAGCAGGACATCCTGAGAACCCGAGTCAAGACCACTGGCATCGTGGAGACCCATTTCACCTTCAAAAACCTGCACTTTAGGTTagacccaccacacacacatagatttacacatacagtacacaaccAGTCCAGTATATTTGTTTGTAGCATATTTGTAGTGTATGTTATGGTACGTTTATAACTCTTATGTTTCTTTCAGGCTGTTTGATGttggaggtcagaggtcagagagaaAGAAGTGGATTCACTGCTTTGAGGATGTGACGGCCATTATCTTCTGTGTGGCGCTAAGTGGCTATGATCAGGTTCTGCATGAGGATGAAACCACTGTAAGTACTTCACACACACTTCATACTactcacaaacacaccacacatatTCTCAAACATGCATCTCATCTGTCTTATTTGGTATTTTCTGCAGAATCGCATGCACGAGTCCCTTATGCTCTTCGACTCTATCTGTAACAACAAGTTCTTCATCGACACCtccatcatcctcttcctcaacAAGAAGGATCTGTTCGAGGAGAAGATTAAGAAGTCACCACTGAGTATCTGTTTCCCTGAATATACAGGTAAGACTTCCCTCCAGTCTGCATATACACAAACTCAGACAGACACATATGCAGAACAGATGGTCGtaagtctctctcactctctggcgctgtatctctcttcctctcccactcttctttctcctctctctcgccctcaccCACCTTTCCTCCCAATCCCCCCATAGGTGCTAACACTTATGATGATGCTACCGCATACATTCAGGTGCAATTTGAGAGTAAGAGCCGTTCGCCCAACAAGGAGATCTACTGTCACCTGACCTGtgccactgacacaggaaacatcCAGGTAGTGTTTGACGCAGTCACTGACATCATCATCGCCAACAACCTGAGGGGGTGTGGCTTATACTGAGGCCTAGCCCTGCACAGAGGTTGCATTGGAGGGCGTGAGgtggttaataataataataattttgatGATATTAAAAGGCATAATTATGTAAATCTACACGTCCAAAGGGACCCAAAGAGCTGCCGCCAGACACCACGACGGATTCTTTGCCATGTTCTGTTCCTCTATTCCTTTTTTTAATTTCAGAATTCCACCACCCCTCTTTTGTTTATTTGTTATCAACATGTGTTTCCTACTGAATGTCTTTCATGTTTTGTTGTTGATTGTATGAACAACTGTAAGATGTGAATCAGAAAAGGGACGGTCCAAGGGGTATATTCTGTTTTCGTGCCATGTTTCGCAACAAATTAGATAGAAATGTTATGCATAGAGTGGAGAAGGTCTTCTTTTCCTTGTGATAGAGATTTGTGTCAGTTCTATACATAACATCTCTATCTGCAACATCCAGAACATTGAGCCCCAATGAATGTACCCCTTGGTGCTCCGTTTGCAGAGGTGATGTTGTGCTCTAGGTGATGATGTAATAGGGGAGGTACTGGTGGCTGGGGCTCGTAGTGGGGGTTCTGTCCAGCGTTGGATAGAACCCCCCTCTCTGTTGGACTCACACAGGGCTGCTCTACATGAGCTCCTTCTGCTCTGTTTTATTCCTCTCTCTTTCAAAC is drawn from Salvelinus fontinalis isolate EN_2023a chromosome 4, ASM2944872v1, whole genome shotgun sequence and contains these coding sequences:
- the LOC129854232 gene encoding guanine nucleotide-binding protein G(o) subunit alpha-like produces the protein MGCTLSAEERAALDRSKAIEKNLKDDGVTAAKEVKLLLLGGGESGKSTIVKQMKIIHEDGFSGDDVKQYKPVVYSNTIQSLAAVLRAMDSLGIEYADKDRKADAKLVCDVVTRMEDTEPYSAELLTAMKRLWADAGTQECFNRAREYQLNDSAAYYLDSLDRIGAADYQPTEQDILRTRVKTTGIVETHFTFKNLHFRLFDVGGQRSERKKWIHCFEDVTAIIFCVALSGYDQVLHEDETTNRMHESLMLFDSICNNKFFIDTSIILFLNKKDLFEEKIKKSPLSICFPEYTGANTYDDATAYIQVQFESKSRSPNKEIYCHLTCATDTGNIQVVFDAVTDIIIANNLRGCGLY